In one window of Ruminococcus albus AD2013 DNA:
- a CDS encoding zinc ribbon domain-containing protein, producing MKFCAKCGAQMEDGMKFCGSCGAVVSDDAATQQPQYGQTQPYNNYQQAAAAAPKQPNQTVQKIVAKVKKNPLIAIIPLAALVAVIVLIIVIANVTKYQKIDAKELFRFKYEGLNEHGTVVGELNAYPKELYKINDVTISTSKDMKHLNSDLTLLEDYDEEDLKELTGGEKVSPYLSIDPNELKKVWTKAKKPAELVSMRSALLQTNSKGNYTIKAKFDKEKDLKNGDKIKVTVDYDEKALKDAKIKLTNTEFEIEVKNLEDGTELDPFDEKYIKVEFTGIDGEGRMNVTDTAEADDLGIYYKYDRYSGLKNGEKVKITCELYPSWTEKSGDAIVYEVDGKYYVIKNEAALTKEFEVTGLTELKEIDPFENINFEFERGTPFLRVKGVDNEKMDKIVVDNVRFDIEDANSLKSGDKFKVKAYSYSLKEEGYKLKGEDENGYAVKEFTVDDTMPAYVTADNGSAAYGSADFKDLIADKESEIKTKLQGTTSGWLWDSENVEYEGEVEKIDSLTLKDVYVAFTDKNNYSNVSDYVNRVYGVYDVKVKTDDEEKKSASFIALVYMDNVICCDGKYYQSNNWDSCKIYFYGAMSDFNKEVVGKEGYTCTKCGGSAEVKDKPDDSKPEETTTTTTAKPEKDDSSKKDKADDSKAEEKKDDKKDDNKDKEKETEKADEEKPADEEKAS from the coding sequence ATGAAATTTTGTGCTAAATGCGGCGCACAGATGGAAGACGGAATGAAGTTCTGCGGTTCTTGCGGAGCAGTAGTTTCTGATGATGCCGCAACACAGCAGCCACAGTATGGTCAGACACAGCCATACAACAATTATCAGCAGGCAGCAGCCGCTGCACCCAAACAGCCTAACCAGACTGTACAGAAGATAGTGGCAAAGGTTAAGAAAAACCCCTTGATCGCCATTATACCCTTAGCTGCACTGGTGGCAGTTATCGTGCTGATAATCGTCATTGCAAACGTGACAAAGTATCAGAAGATCGATGCAAAGGAACTGTTCAGATTTAAATATGAGGGTCTGAACGAACATGGTACCGTAGTAGGTGAACTCAATGCATATCCTAAAGAATTATATAAAATTAATGATGTAACTATTTCGACGAGCAAGGATATGAAGCATCTCAACAGTGATTTAACTCTGTTGGAAGATTATGATGAAGAAGATCTCAAGGAATTAACAGGCGGCGAGAAGGTATCGCCTTATCTTTCGATCGATCCTAATGAACTGAAAAAGGTATGGACAAAAGCTAAAAAACCTGCAGAACTGGTTTCCATGAGAAGCGCTCTGCTTCAGACTAATTCCAAGGGCAATTACACTATCAAAGCCAAGTTCGATAAAGAGAAGGATCTGAAAAACGGTGACAAGATAAAGGTAACTGTTGATTATGATGAGAAGGCTCTGAAAGATGCTAAGATCAAGCTCACAAACACTGAGTTTGAGATCGAGGTAAAGAACCTTGAAGACGGTACTGAGCTGGATCCTTTCGATGAGAAGTACATCAAGGTCGAGTTCACAGGTATCGACGGCGAGGGCAGAATGAATGTTACCGATACAGCCGAGGCTGATGATTTAGGTATATATTACAAGTACGATCGTTACAGCGGTCTGAAGAACGGCGAGAAGGTAAAGATCACCTGCGAGCTTTATCCCAGCTGGACTGAGAAATCAGGCGATGCTATTGTATATGAGGTTGACGGCAAGTACTATGTCATCAAGAATGAGGCGGCTCTTACCAAGGAATTCGAGGTAACAGGTCTTACCGAGCTTAAGGAGATCGATCCGTTCGAGAACATCAATTTTGAATTCGAGAGAGGCACACCTTTCCTGAGAGTTAAAGGCGTTGACAATGAAAAAATGGATAAGATCGTTGTTGACAATGTAAGATTCGATATCGAGGACGCTAACAGCCTGAAATCCGGTGATAAGTTCAAGGTAAAGGCATACAGCTACAGCTTGAAGGAAGAGGGCTACAAGCTCAAGGGTGAAGATGAAAACGGTTATGCTGTAAAAGAATTCACCGTTGACGATACTATGCCTGCATACGTTACAGCTGACAACGGTTCTGCTGCATACGGCAGTGCTGATTTCAAGGATCTTATCGCCGACAAGGAGAGCGAGATCAAGACCAAGCTCCAGGGAACGACATCCGGCTGGCTGTGGGATTCCGAAAACGTTGAATACGAGGGCGAGGTCGAGAAAATAGACAGCCTGACACTGAAGGACGTATATGTTGCTTTCACTGACAAGAACAATTACAGCAATGTAAGCGATTATGTAAACAGAGTATATGGTGTATACGATGTTAAGGTTAAGACTGACGATGAGGAAAAGAAATCTGCTTCGTTCATTGCACTGGTATACATGGACAATGTAATTTGCTGTGATGGCAAGTATTATCAGAGCAACAACTGGGATTCCTGTAAGATCTACTTCTATGGCGCTATGTCTGACTTCAACAAGGAAGTCGTAGGCAAGGAAGGTTACACCTGCACCAAGTGCGGCGGTTCTGCTGAAGTAAAGGATAAGCCTGACGATTCCAAGCCCGAGGAGACCACTACCACAACTACTGCAAAGCCTGAAAAGGACGACAGCAGTAAGAAGGACAAGGCTGACGACTCCAAGGCTGAGGAAAAGAAGGACGACAAGAAAGACGATAATAAGGACAAGGAAAAGGAAACTGAGAAGGCAGACGAAGAAAAGCCTGCTGACGAGGAAAAGGCTTCCTGA
- the araD gene encoding L-ribulose-5-phosphate 4-epimerase, with the protein MLEELKQKVLEANLLLPKYGLVKFTWGNVSEIDHESGLVVIKPSGVEYDGMKAEDMVVVDLDGNVVEGHYKPSSDTPTHLGLYKAFAEVGGIVHTHSKWAASFAQAGKGVIPYGTTQGDYFYGEIPCTRKMTPEEIAGEYEKETGTVIIERFKGIDPMSIPAVLVHSHGPFTWGKDAFDAVHNSVVLEEAAFMNFHTVMLNPGIAPIQQELLDKHYLRKHGKNAYYGQG; encoded by the coding sequence ATGTTAGAAGAACTCAAACAGAAAGTACTGGAAGCTAATCTGCTTCTGCCCAAGTACGGACTTGTAAAATTCACCTGGGGAAATGTTTCCGAGATAGACCATGAGAGCGGGCTTGTAGTTATAAAGCCCTCGGGTGTTGAATATGATGGAATGAAAGCAGAAGATATGGTTGTAGTTGACCTTGACGGCAATGTTGTTGAGGGACATTACAAGCCATCGAGTGACACACCTACACATCTGGGACTTTACAAGGCATTTGCTGAGGTAGGCGGAATAGTACATACCCACAGCAAATGGGCAGCAAGCTTTGCCCAGGCAGGCAAGGGCGTTATCCCCTACGGCACAACACAGGGGGATTATTTCTACGGTGAGATACCCTGCACCCGCAAGATGACTCCCGAGGAAATAGCAGGGGAGTACGAAAAAGAAACAGGAACGGTCATCATCGAGCGTTTCAAGGGCATCGACCCTATGAGCATTCCCGCAGTGCTTGTACACAGCCACGGACCTTTCACATGGGGCAAGGACGCATTTGATGCGGTACACAATTCTGTTGTACTTGAAGAAGCTGCATTCATGAATTTCCATACAGTTATGCTGAACCCGGGTATCGCGCCGATACAGCAGGAACTGCTTGATAAGCACTATCTGCGTAAACACGGCAAGAACGCATACTACGGACAGGGCTGA
- a CDS encoding GNAT family N-acetyltransferase yields MEITYRKLEEKDLDTFITMRITQLREEGAKEDIDLRPNLADYYKRHMADGTFVSWLALDGDRIIGTSGMSIVEKPPYFSCPSGKLGLLSSMFTDPSYRRNGIAKKLLSLVVDEARKAGCGAVHITASDMGVLLYTDFGFKKNGNFMCYNF; encoded by the coding sequence ATGGAGATAACCTATAGAAAACTCGAAGAAAAAGACCTTGATACTTTTATAACCATGCGTATAACACAGCTCCGGGAGGAGGGCGCAAAGGAGGATATCGACCTGCGCCCGAACCTTGCGGACTATTACAAAAGGCATATGGCTGACGGAACCTTCGTTTCGTGGCTGGCGCTGGACGGTGACAGGATAATCGGTACCAGCGGAATGTCCATAGTTGAGAAACCGCCCTATTTCAGCTGCCCGTCGGGTAAACTGGGACTGCTTTCAAGTATGTTCACAGACCCATCGTACAGAAGAAACGGCATAGCGAAAAAGTTACTGTCGCTGGTAGTCGATGAAGCAAGAAAAGCAGGATGCGGAGCGGTGCACATTACTGCGTCGGATATGGGTGTGCTTTTGTATACCGATTTCGGGTTCAAAAAGAACGGTAATTTTATGTGCTATAATTTTTAG
- a CDS encoding aminoglycoside adenylyltransferase domain-containing protein has protein sequence MSEYPYSDLTEDFVMESSKILGDELVGIYLHGSAVMGCFNPEKSDIDLIVVVRDSVADDRKRRLMKMIVALNEKAPAKGIEMSIVKAGVCRPFVYPTPFELHFSSGTLGWYNSDAEGYIRNMRGEDKDLAAHFTIITHRGRTLYGKPIEEVFGEVDGAHYLDSIWCDIKNAAEDISDDTMYIVLNLTRVLAYCCDGLILSKKEGGEWGLKNIPEKYHGLISTALNEYLSDKAGEYDSSLEKEYAEYMLSEISTYIPAEER, from the coding sequence ATGAGCGAATACCCATACAGTGACCTGACGGAAGATTTTGTCATGGAAAGCAGCAAAATATTGGGCGATGAACTTGTGGGGATATATCTTCACGGTTCGGCGGTAATGGGGTGCTTCAACCCCGAAAAGAGCGATATCGACCTTATCGTTGTCGTCAGGGATTCAGTTGCCGACGACAGAAAAAGGCGATTAATGAAAATGATAGTCGCTTTGAACGAAAAAGCCCCGGCAAAGGGCATTGAGATGAGCATAGTCAAAGCAGGTGTGTGCAGACCTTTCGTCTATCCGACACCCTTTGAACTGCATTTTTCTTCGGGTACTCTGGGGTGGTATAATTCCGACGCCGAAGGCTATATCCGTAACATGAGAGGCGAAGACAAAGACCTTGCAGCTCATTTTACGATAATCACCCACCGCGGCAGGACTCTTTACGGCAAGCCTATTGAGGAAGTTTTCGGCGAAGTGGACGGGGCGCATTATCTTGACAGTATATGGTGCGATATCAAAAATGCCGCGGAGGACATATCCGATGACACCATGTACATCGTACTGAACCTGACAAGGGTGCTGGCTTATTGCTGTGATGGTCTGATTCTCTCAAAGAAAGAGGGCGGCGAATGGGGATTGAAAAATATCCCCGAAAAATACCACGGGCTGATAAGCACAGCGCTGAATGAATATTTATCTGACAAAGCGGGTGAGTATGACAGCTCTCTTGAAAAAGAATATGCGGAGTATATGCTCAGTGAAATAAGCACGTATATCCCGGCAGAAGAAAGGTGA
- a CDS encoding MmcQ/YjbR family DNA-binding protein — protein MISRRETVIAHIKSEYSVSPEYLFEGDFDTAVFRHNDTKKWFGIIMKVKCSTLGIEGEGTVDVMNVKCDPLLVDILVQRESFLRAYHMNKRLWVSILIDSEIEKGEIFELIEQSFQLTDKKQKRKKQ, from the coding sequence ATGATAAGCAGAAGAGAAACAGTTATCGCACATATAAAAAGTGAATACAGCGTATCTCCCGAATACCTCTTTGAGGGGGATTTCGACACCGCTGTTTTCCGTCATAACGATACGAAGAAATGGTTTGGCATAATAATGAAAGTCAAATGCAGTACACTTGGTATCGAAGGCGAGGGTACTGTCGATGTTATGAATGTCAAGTGTGACCCTCTGTTGGTCGATATACTGGTACAGCGGGAGAGCTTTCTGCGGGCGTACCACATGAACAAACGGCTGTGGGTGAGCATACTCATCGACAGCGAGATAGAGAAAGGCGAGATATTCGAGCTTATCGAGCAGAGCTTTCAGCTGACGGATAAAAAGCAGAAAAGGAAAAAACAATGA
- a CDS encoding xylulokinase: MTTKDIIEQGKAYLGIEFGSTRIKACLVDENLVPVAGGSHSWENRLENGVWTYSREDIINGLQDCYADLRKDVADKFGVELTTFKGMGISAMMHGYLAFDKNDELLVPFRTWRNTITGEAAAELTELFGFNIPERWSIAHLYQAILNGEEHVKDIASFNTLAGYVHFLLTGERELGIGDASGMFPVRDGNYDADMLAKFRGLEKVKAFGWDIADILPAVHSAAEGSTAKLTESGAKLLDPSGNLKAGVPFCPPEGDAGTGMAATNAVREGTGNVSAGTSIFSMIVLEKPMKGHYPQIDVVTTPDGADVAMVHCNNCCGELDKWVNMFIEFSKLTGNPVDVSTAYELLYKNALNGAPDCGGVVSYNTISGEPVVGLANGKPAYFRQPDSAMSLADFFRAELYGAMAALKAGNDILFEKEGVQPKSITGHGGLFKVKGVAQQMLADALNSDVSVMSTAGEGGAWGMALLAAFGIEKQGETLADWLEKRAFAGMQKSTLSPDAAGNAGWKKYMENYSAGLAGAEAFGEI; this comes from the coding sequence ATGACAACTAAAGACATCATTGAGCAGGGCAAGGCATATCTGGGCATTGAATTCGGCTCGACACGTATAAAAGCCTGCCTGGTGGACGAAAACCTTGTTCCCGTAGCAGGAGGTTCACACAGCTGGGAGAACAGACTGGAAAACGGCGTGTGGACATATTCAAGAGAGGACATTATCAACGGTTTACAGGATTGCTATGCAGACCTCAGAAAAGATGTTGCAGACAAATTCGGTGTTGAACTGACAACTTTCAAAGGTATGGGTATATCTGCCATGATGCACGGATATCTTGCCTTTGATAAGAATGATGAACTGCTTGTGCCTTTCAGAACATGGAGAAACACCATCACAGGCGAAGCTGCAGCAGAACTCACCGAGCTTTTCGGCTTCAATATTCCCGAAAGATGGAGTATTGCTCACCTGTATCAGGCTATACTGAACGGCGAGGAACACGTTAAGGATATCGCAAGCTTCAATACCCTTGCAGGATATGTACACTTCCTGCTGACAGGCGAAAGAGAACTGGGCATTGGTGATGCTTCGGGTATGTTCCCTGTAAGGGACGGCAATTATGATGCTGATATGCTGGCTAAATTCCGCGGACTTGAAAAGGTAAAGGCTTTCGGCTGGGATATTGCTGATATCCTGCCTGCTGTACATTCTGCGGCTGAGGGAAGCACAGCTAAACTTACCGAATCGGGCGCAAAGCTACTTGACCCCTCGGGAAATCTTAAAGCAGGTGTGCCTTTCTGTCCTCCCGAGGGTGATGCAGGTACAGGCATGGCGGCAACAAATGCAGTTCGTGAGGGCACAGGAAATGTTTCGGCAGGTACTTCGATATTCTCGATGATAGTGCTTGAAAAGCCCATGAAAGGTCATTATCCTCAGATAGATGTCGTTACCACTCCCGACGGCGCAGATGTTGCTATGGTTCACTGCAACAACTGCTGCGGCGAACTGGACAAGTGGGTGAATATGTTCATAGAGTTCTCTAAGCTGACAGGCAATCCCGTTGATGTATCGACGGCTTATGAACTGCTGTATAAGAACGCTCTGAATGGTGCACCCGACTGCGGAGGCGTGGTTTCATATAATACTATATCGGGCGAGCCTGTTGTAGGTCTTGCAAACGGCAAGCCTGCATACTTCCGTCAGCCCGACAGTGCTATGTCACTGGCAGATTTCTTCCGCGCTGAACTCTACGGTGCTATGGCGGCACTGAAAGCGGGCAATGATATCCTCTTTGAAAAAGAGGGCGTTCAGCCTAAGAGCATAACAGGTCACGGCGGACTTTTCAAGGTTAAGGGCGTGGCTCAGCAAATGCTTGCTGACGCACTTAACAGCGATGTGAGCGTAATGTCTACCGCAGGCGAGGGCGGCGCATGGGGCATGGCTCTGCTGGCGGCCTTCGGTATCGAAAAGCAGGGCGAAACTCTGGCAGACTGGCTTGAAAAGCGTGCTTTCGCAGGCATGCAGAAGTCCACACTTTCGCCCGATGCCGCAGGTAATGCAGGCTGGAAGAAATATATGGAAAACTACTCCGCAGGTCTGGCAGGCGCCGAGGCTTTCGGAGAGATATAA